The Rhinopithecus roxellana isolate Shanxi Qingling chromosome 9, ASM756505v1, whole genome shotgun sequence genome contains a region encoding:
- the NEFL gene encoding neurofilament light polypeptide — MSSFSYEPYYSTSYKRRYVETPRVHISSVRSGYSTARSAYSSYSAPVSSSLSVRRSYSSSSGSLMPSLENLDLSQVAAISNDLKSIRTQEKAQLQDLNDRFASFIERVHELEQQNKVLEAELLVLRQKHSEPSRFRALYEQEIRDLRLAAEDATNEKQALQGEREGLEETLRNLQARYEEEVLSREDAEGRLMEARKGADEAALARAELEKRIDSLMDEIAFLKKVHEEEIAELQAQIQYAQISVEMDVSKPDLSAALKDIRAQYEKLAAKNMQNAEEWFKSRFTVLTESAAKNTDAVRAAKDEVSESRRLLKAKTLEIEACRGMNEALEKQLQELEDKQNADISAMQDTINKLENELRTTKSEMARYLKEYQDLLNVKMALDIEIAAYRKLLEGEETRLSFTSVGSITSGYSQSSQVFGRSAYGGLQTSSYLMSTRSFPSYYTSHVQEEQIEVEETIEAAKAEEAKDEPPSEGEAEEEEKDKEEAEEEEAAEEEEAAKEESEEAKEEEEGGEGEEGEETKEAEEEEKKVEGAGEEQAAKKKD, encoded by the exons ATGAGTTCCTTCAGCTACGAGCCGTACTACTCGACCTCCTACAAGCGGCGCTATGTGGAGACGCCCCGGGTGCACATCTCCAGCGTGCGCAGCGGCTACAGCACCGCACGCTCCGCTTACTCCAGCTACTCGGCGCCGGTGTCTTCCTCGCTGTCCGTGCGCCGCAGCTACTCGTCCAGCTCTGGATCGTTGATGCCCAGCCTGGAGAACCTCGACTTGAGCCAGGTAGCCGCCATCAGCAACGACCTCAAGTCGATCCGCACGCAGGAGAAGGCGCAGCTCCAGGACCTCAATGACCGCTTCGCCAGCTTCATCGAGCGCGTACACGAGCTGGAGCAGCAGAACAAGGTCCTGGAAGCCGAGCTGCTGGTGCTGCGCCAGAAGCACTCCGAGCCATCCCGCTTCCGGGCGCTGTACGAACAGGAGATCCGCGACCTGCGCCTGGCGGCGGAAGATGCTACCAACGAGAAGCAGGCGCTCCAGGGCGAGCGCGAAGGGCTGGAGGAGACCCTGCGCAACTTGCAGGCACGCTATGAAGAGGAGGTGCTGAGCCGCGAGGACGCCGAGGGCCGGCTGATGGAAGCGCGCAAAGGCGCCGACGAGGCGGCGCTCGCTCGCGCAGAGCTCGAAAAGCGCATCGACAGCTTGATGGACGAAATCGCGTTTCTGAAGAAAGTGCACGAAGAGGAGATCGCCGAGCTGCAGGCGCAGATCCAGTACGCGCAGATCTCCGTGGAGATGGATGTGTCCAAGCCCGACCTCTCCGCTGCGCTCAAGGACATCCGCGCGCAGTACGAGAAGCTGGCCGCCAAGAACATGCAGAATGCTGAGGAGTGGTTCAAGAGCCGCTTCACCGTGCTGACCGAGAGCGCCGCCAAGAACACCGACGCCGTGCGCGCCGCCAAGGACGAGGTATCCGAGAGCCGTCGTCTGCTCAAGGCCAAGACCCTGGAGATCGAAGCATGCCGGGGCATGAACGAAGCGCTGGAGAAGCAGCTGCAGGAGCTGGAGGACAAGCAGAACGCCGACATCAGCGCTATGCAG GACACGatcaacaaattagaaaatgaattgaGGACCACAAAGAGTGAAATGGCACGATACCTAAAAGAATATCAAGACCTCCTCAACGTGAAGATGGCTTTGGATATTGAGATTGCAGCTTACAG GAAACTCTTGGAAGGTGAGGAGACCCGACTCAGTTTCACCAGCGTGGGAAGCATAACCAGTGGCTACTCCCAGAGCTCCCAGGTCTTTGGCCGATCTGCCTACGGTGGTTTACAGACCAGCTCCTATCTGATGTCCACTCGCTCCTTCCCGTCCTACTACACCAGCCATGTCCAAGAGGAGCAGATTGAAGTGGAGGAAACCATTGAGGCTGCCAAGGCTGAGGAAGCCAAGGATGAGCCCCCCTCTGAAGGAGAAGccgaggaggaggagaaggacaaGGAAGAGGCCGAGGAAGAGGAGGCAGCTGAAGAGGAAGAAG CTGCCAAGGAAGAGTCTGAAgaagcaaaagaagaagaagaaggaggtgAAGGTGAAGAAGGAGAGGAAACCAAAGAAgctgaagaggaggagaagaaagttgAAGGTGCTGGAGAGGAACAAGCAGCTAAGAAGAAAGATTGA